A genome region from Piliocolobus tephrosceles isolate RC106 chromosome 8, ASM277652v3, whole genome shotgun sequence includes the following:
- the CLDN3 gene encoding claudin-3 has product MSMGLEITGTALAVLGWLGTIVCCALPMWRVTAFIGSNIITSQTIWEGLWMNCVVQSTGQMQCKVYDSLLALQQDLQAARALIVVAILLAAFGLLVALVGAQCTNCVQDDTAKAKITIVAGVLFLLAALLTLVPVSWSANTIIREFYNPVVPEAQKREMGASLYVGWAAAALQLLGGALLCCSCPPREKKYMPTKVVYSAPRSTGPAASMGTAYDRKDYV; this is encoded by the coding sequence ATGTCCATGGGCCTGGAGATCACGGGCACCGCGCTGGCCGTGCTGGGCTGGCTGGGCACCATCGTGTGCTGCGCGCTGCCCATGTGGCGCGTGACGGCCTTCATCGGCAGCAACATCATCACGTCGCAGACCATCTGGGAGGGCCTGTGGATGAACTGCGTGGTGCAGAGCACCGGCCAGATGCAGTGCAAGGTGTACGACTCGCTGCTGGCGCTGCAGCAGGATCTGCAGGCGGCCCGCGCCCTCATCGTGGTGGCCATCCTGCTGGCCGCCTTTGGGCTGCTAGTGGCGCTGGTGGGCGCCCAGTGCACCAACTGCGTGCAGGACGACACGGCCAAGGCCAAGATCACCATCGTGGCGGGCGTGCTGTTCCTTCTGGCCGCCCTGCTCACCCTCGTGCCGGTGTCCTGGTCCGCCAACACCATTATCCGGGAATTCTACAACCCCGTGGTGCCTGAGGCGCAGAAGCGCGAGATGGGCGCGAGCCTCTACGTGGGCTGGGCGGCCGCGGCGCTGCAGCTGCTGGGGGGCGCGCTGCTCTGTTGCTCGTGCCCCCCGCGCGAGAAGAAGTACATGCCCACCAAGGTCGTCTACTCCGCGCCGCGCTCCACCGGCCCGGCAGCCAGCATGGGCACAGCCTACGACCGCAAGGACTATGTCTAA